The Eretmochelys imbricata isolate rEreImb1 chromosome 19, rEreImb1.hap1, whole genome shotgun sequence genome contains a region encoding:
- the SMPDL3B gene encoding acid sphingomyelinase-like phosphodiesterase 3b: MDSWRFLLLLMCCRIVTAATVQGHFWHITDLHLDPEYSVATDPLQVCPSAGSQPVSDAGTWGNYMCDSPWILINSSIYAMKEILPDPDFILWTGDDTPHVPNEKLGEEAVLEIIANLTALIKRAFPGTKVYPAMGNHDFHPKNQFPAETHRIYNATAELWRSWLGSASIPAFKAGAFYSEKLLGPNTKGRMIVLNTNLYYDSNNQTAGLEDPSGQFQWLEDVLTNASKAEEMVYIVGHIPPGFFEKKQSKSWFRKHFNKRYTEIVQQHHAVIAAQFFGHHHTDSFRMFYSNGGSPIATMFLAPGVTPWKTTLPGVHNGANNPGIRVFDYDRGTLQVKEVVTYYLNLTHANLVAPRWEREYRLTEAFQVPDGSARSMHMVLEKISKDKNYLQQYYQFNSVKYDLTECDESCQTDHVCAIREVDFLKYDECIKARSFTAVSSLPAKPLLFLCSLLGLLRFQGHLW; this comes from the exons GTCACTTTTGGCATATCACAGACCTCCATTTGGACCCAGAATACAGCGTGGCAACAGACCCTCTCCAGGTGTGTCCgtctgctggctcccagccagtGTCCGATGCAGGCACATGGGGAAATTACATGTGTGATTCTCCTTGGATTCTCATAAACTCCTCCATTTATGCCATGAAGGAGATCCTGCCTGATCCAGACTTCATCCTTTGGACTGG TGACGATACCCCTCATGTCCCCAATGAGAAACTTGGAGAAGAAGCAGTGCTGGAAATAATTGCCAATTTGACTGCTCTGATAAAACGGGCGTTTCCAG GCACTAAAGTCTATCCTGCGATGGGCAATCATGACTTCCATCCCAAGAACCAGTTCCCAGCTGAGACACACAGGATCTACAACGCCACAGCAGAACTGTGGCGCTCATGGCTCGGCAGCGCCTCCATCCCGGCATTCAAAGCAG GTGCTTTCTACAGTGAGAAGCTGCTTGGTCCCAATACCAAAGGACGAATGATTGTCCTCAACACCAATCTGTACTATGATAGCAATAATCAGACAGCTGGCTTGGAGGACCCTAGTGGGCAGttccagtggctggaagatgTGCTGACCAATGCGTCAAAAGCAGAAGAAATG GTCTACATTGTGGGGCACATCCCGCCTGGCTTCTTCGAGAAGAAGCAGAGCAAATCCTGGTTCCGGAAGCACTTTAACAAACGCTATACAGAGATCGTGCAGCAGCACCATGCAGTGATAGCTGCCCAGTTCTTTGGGCACCATCACACTGACAGCTTTCGGATGTTTTACAGCAATGGAG GTTCCCCAATCGCCACCATGTTCTTAGCCCCAGGAGTGACTCCCTGGAAAACAACGCTACCCGGAGTGCACAACGGTGCCAACAACCCTGGGATCCGAGTCTTTGACTATGACCGAGGCACCCTGCAAGTGAAG GAGGTAGTGACTTATTATTTAAACCTAACTCATGCTAACCTGGTGGCCCCAAGATGGGAGAGAGAATACCGGCTGACTGAAGCCTTCCAGGTCCCTGACGGGTCAGCACGCTCCATGCACATGGTGCTGGAGAAGATATCGAAGGACAAGAACTATTTACAACAGTACTACCAGTTTAACTCAGTCAAGTATGACCTCACAGAGTGTGACGAGAGCTGCCAGACTGATCATGTCTGTGCTATCAGGGAAGTTGATTTTCTAAAATACGATGAATGCATTAAAGCCAGGAGCTTCACAGCTGTATCCTCTCTGCCAGCAAAACCCCTTTTATTCCTCTGCTCACTGCTGGGCCTCCTCCGCTTCCAGGGGCACCTCTGGTGA